The following are encoded together in the Roseofilum reptotaenium CS-1145 genome:
- the secD gene encoding protein translocase subunit SecD translates to MGKQRTILALIIVLAIAAIAVLAKVETRLGLDLRGGAQLTIQVKTTPEVPEITPRKLEAVQRVMENRVNGLGVSEAAIQTVGEDQLSIQLPGVNDPAQAERVLGGTAQLEFRQQRQGTEDEFAAQFQIWRQLQFEQALLRQEDPEVAAEALAENQEQIAKLNEDIAPLFDKIGLTGEQLQDSLPRPPQGGANWAVILEFNGEGGDKFAELTKNLAGTGRTIGIFLDNKLVSTPTVGVEFAETGIVGGRAEITGNFTAETANDLSIQLRGGALPVPVEIVENRTVGATLGQDSIRRSIYAGLGGLFLVLVYMVIYYRLPGAIANIALLVYALLTFAAFKLFQVTLTLPGIAGFILSIGMAVDANVLIFERTREELRGGKTLYRSVESGFYRAFTSILDGNLTTLISCIALFWLGTGLVRGFALTLGIGVVISMFTAVTCSRTLMLYVLQFPGLRKPNLFCPNLAPLPKR, encoded by the coding sequence ATGGGGAAACAACGGACAATTTTAGCTTTAATTATTGTGCTGGCGATCGCCGCGATCGCGGTATTGGCGAAAGTCGAAACCCGCCTAGGTTTAGACCTGCGAGGGGGGGCACAATTGACCATTCAAGTAAAAACCACACCAGAAGTCCCGGAAATTACACCTCGTAAATTGGAAGCGGTGCAACGAGTGATGGAAAATCGGGTCAATGGTCTGGGGGTTTCAGAGGCAGCGATCCAGACGGTGGGAGAGGATCAGCTCTCGATCCAACTGCCGGGGGTTAACGATCCAGCTCAAGCGGAACGGGTATTGGGTGGCACAGCGCAGTTGGAGTTCCGCCAGCAACGGCAAGGGACAGAGGATGAATTTGCCGCCCAATTTCAGATTTGGAGACAATTGCAGTTTGAGCAAGCTTTACTGCGACAGGAAGACCCGGAAGTGGCGGCAGAGGCGCTCGCCGAAAATCAGGAGCAGATCGCTAAACTCAATGAGGACATTGCTCCCCTCTTTGACAAAATTGGCTTAACTGGGGAGCAACTGCAAGACTCTTTACCCCGTCCTCCCCAAGGAGGAGCAAACTGGGCTGTGATACTAGAGTTTAATGGTGAAGGGGGAGATAAGTTTGCTGAACTAACGAAAAATTTAGCTGGAACGGGTCGCACTATTGGTATTTTCCTGGATAATAAACTCGTCAGTACCCCAACCGTCGGCGTAGAATTTGCGGAAACCGGGATTGTGGGAGGTCGTGCGGAAATTACGGGGAATTTTACGGCTGAAACCGCTAATGACTTGTCGATCCAACTGCGAGGGGGCGCTCTCCCCGTGCCTGTGGAAATTGTGGAAAACCGCACGGTTGGCGCGACATTGGGACAAGATAGTATTCGTCGCAGTATCTATGCAGGGTTGGGTGGATTATTCCTCGTGCTGGTGTATATGGTGATCTATTATCGCCTGCCCGGGGCGATCGCTAATATTGCCCTCCTCGTCTATGCTCTGCTCACGTTTGCAGCATTTAAGCTATTCCAAGTCACCCTCACCTTACCCGGGATTGCTGGTTTTATCCTCAGTATCGGCATGGCCGTCGATGCTAATGTGTTAATCTTTGAGCGCACCCGGGAAGAACTGCGTGGGGGTAAAACCCTCTATCGTTCCGTAGAATCGGGCTTTTATCGGGCATTTACCAGTATCCTCGATGGTAACCTGACTACCCTGATTTCCTGTATTGCCCTATTCTGGTTAGGCACGGGTTTAGTCCGAGGGTTTGCTCTGACTCTCGGTATTGGGGTCGTCATTAGTATGTTTACTGCCGTTACATGCAGTCGTACCCTGATGTTATACGTGCTTCAGTTTCCCGGACTGCGTAAACCCAACCTATTTTGTCCCAATCTTGCTCCGCTCCCCAAACGGTAA
- a CDS encoding alpha-ketoacid dehydrogenase subunit beta translates to MAETLFFNALREAIDEEMARDPSVFVLGEDVGQYGGSYKVTKGLYEKYGELRVLDTPIAENSFTGLAVGAAMTGLRPIIEGMNMGFLLLAFNQISNNAGMLRYTSGGNFTIPLVIRGPGGVGKQLGAEHSQRLEAYFQAVPGLKIVACSTPYNAKGLMKSAIRDGNPVLFFEHVLLYNLKENLPETEYLVPLDRAEIVRRGKDVTILTYSRMRHHAMQAAKTLEQEGFDPEIIDLISLKPLDFDTISASIRKTHRVVIVEECMKTGGIGAELTASINDKLFDELDAPVIRLSSQDIPTPYNGILENLTIVQPGKIVEAVKKMMALQV, encoded by the coding sequence ATGGCAGAAACACTATTCTTCAATGCCCTCCGGGAAGCGATCGACGAAGAAATGGCCCGCGATCCCTCCGTCTTCGTCCTAGGCGAAGATGTTGGCCAATATGGCGGTTCCTACAAAGTCACCAAAGGACTCTATGAAAAATATGGAGAACTGCGGGTACTCGATACTCCCATTGCGGAAAACAGCTTCACCGGATTAGCGGTTGGTGCTGCGATGACTGGACTGCGACCGATCATTGAAGGGATGAATATGGGCTTTTTGCTCTTAGCCTTTAACCAAATCTCCAATAATGCGGGAATGCTGCGCTATACCTCTGGGGGCAACTTTACGATTCCCCTGGTGATTCGGGGGCCAGGCGGAGTGGGTAAACAACTGGGTGCAGAACACTCCCAACGTCTAGAAGCCTATTTCCAAGCAGTTCCGGGACTGAAAATTGTTGCCTGTTCCACCCCCTACAATGCTAAGGGACTGATGAAATCGGCTATTCGCGATGGCAACCCGGTCTTATTTTTCGAGCATGTCTTGCTGTATAACCTAAAGGAAAACTTACCCGAAACTGAATATTTAGTGCCCTTAGACCGGGCAGAAATTGTCCGTCGAGGTAAAGATGTGACCATTTTGACCTATTCCCGGATGCGTCATCATGCCATGCAAGCGGCCAAAACCCTAGAGCAAGAAGGATTTGATCCAGAAATTATTGATTTAATTTCCCTCAAACCCCTGGATTTTGACACCATTAGTGCATCAATTCGCAAGACCCATCGGGTGGTGATTGTGGAAGAATGCATGAAAACGGGGGGTATTGGTGCAGAATTAACGGCTTCAATTAACGACAAATTGTTTGATGAACTCGATGCTCCAGTGATACGCCTTTCATCTCAGGATATTCCGACTCCCTATAATGGCATTCTGGAAAACTTGACGATTGTTCAGCCGGGTAAAATTGTAGAAGCTGTTAAAAAAATGATGGCACTACAGGTTTAG
- a CDS encoding tetratricopeptide repeat protein, protein MNLFWKGLLIVAILVASIILPAQAISIREFPHQIWDRSSATPRLISAVDDSSTLEDLAQQAFTASNQGDFATAEAYWTQILERYPESAAGWSNRGITRASQGKFEQAIADYNEAIELAPLVTDPYLNRGAALEGLGRYVEAIEDYNQILDINPDDAQAYNNRGNAKMGLKDWQGAIADYQTCNQLAPNFAFALASQALATYEIGETEKAIKMMRNLNRKYPQFADMRAALSAALWVEGKQGEAESNWVAAVGLDSRYKDIDWVTNIRRWPPAITEALDKFLNLSSR, encoded by the coding sequence ATGAATCTATTTTGGAAAGGACTGTTAATCGTCGCCATCCTTGTAGCCAGTATTATTTTACCTGCCCAGGCGATTTCGATACGGGAATTTCCCCATCAGATTTGGGATCGGAGCAGTGCAACCCCTCGGTTAATCAGTGCGGTGGATGACTCTAGCACCTTAGAAGACTTGGCACAACAGGCATTTACGGCATCAAATCAGGGCGATTTTGCCACAGCAGAAGCCTATTGGACGCAAATTTTAGAGAGATATCCGGAAAGTGCAGCCGGTTGGAGCAATCGAGGAATTACCCGTGCGAGTCAGGGGAAATTTGAGCAGGCGATCGCCGATTATAATGAAGCGATCGAACTTGCACCTTTGGTTACCGACCCCTATCTCAATCGGGGAGCCGCCTTAGAAGGGTTAGGACGCTATGTAGAAGCCATTGAAGACTACAATCAGATCCTGGACATTAACCCTGATGATGCCCAAGCGTATAACAATCGCGGCAATGCCAAAATGGGCTTAAAAGACTGGCAAGGGGCGATCGCCGATTATCAAACCTGTAACCAACTTGCCCCTAACTTTGCCTTTGCCCTAGCCAGTCAAGCCCTCGCCACCTATGAAATCGGCGAAACTGAAAAAGCCATTAAAATGATGCGAAATCTGAACCGCAAATATCCCCAATTTGCTGACATGCGAGCTGCCTTAAGTGCTGCTTTATGGGTAGAAGGAAAACAAGGAGAAGCCGAAAGTAATTGGGTTGCTGCTGTGGGTTTAGATAGTCGCTATAAAGATATCGATTGGGTGACAAATATCCGCCGTTGGCCTCCAGCTATTACAGAAGCGTTAGACAAATTCTTAAACCTAAGCAGCAGATAG
- a CDS encoding diaminopimelate decarboxylase family protein, which yields MNRGLLSPLEIKAVLEDYGTPLYLYDFNKIEHQYSKLISGLPANFTVLYTLKANSNLSICHQFAQLGAGVDISSIGELNAALKAGFSPEQITFTGPGKTNSELRAAVEARIDTIVLESVNEARRLNDFAEEEGRKQDVLIRINPLYRTSQSCEIREKGTSCGENDSKNLPQNLKIQTIATSASKFGVDEAQAPEAMMAIADYPHLNLKGIHIFTESNVLDYTQLLASWKNTIAIANRLNDQGHAISVIDFGGGIGIPYNWVDPEFDMPSFGQELQQIFDNNSYPYQCVVEMGRYLVGEAGCYITEVVDLKESQGQKFIILDGGVHQLLRLSMKPASKYMQVVGKHNSKTLKATLGGKLPTPLDIMVEDVEVPEDIGIGDRLVIYNCGAYGFNHSLTNFALHNYPAEVAYSHGAMHLIREKGKIEDFFCNQKLPLLNSN from the coding sequence GTGAATAGAGGTTTGCTTTCTCCTTTAGAAATTAAGGCAGTGCTTGAAGATTATGGAACCCCTTTATATTTGTATGATTTTAACAAAATAGAACACCAATACAGTAAACTCATATCAGGTCTGCCTGCAAACTTTACCGTTCTCTATACCCTGAAAGCCAATAGTAATTTAAGCATTTGCCACCAATTTGCCCAGTTAGGAGCAGGGGTAGATATCAGTTCAATCGGAGAGTTAAATGCAGCCCTTAAAGCCGGGTTTTCTCCGGAACAGATTACGTTTACAGGGCCAGGAAAAACGAACTCAGAACTAAGAGCGGCAGTAGAAGCGAGGATTGACACGATTGTGCTAGAGTCCGTTAACGAAGCTCGTCGATTAAATGATTTTGCAGAGGAAGAAGGAAGAAAACAAGATGTTTTGATTCGGATTAATCCCTTATATCGAACCAGTCAGAGTTGCGAAATACGTGAAAAAGGGACGAGTTGTGGGGAGAATGATAGTAAGAATTTGCCACAAAATTTGAAAATTCAAACCATCGCCACTAGCGCCAGTAAATTTGGGGTGGATGAAGCTCAAGCTCCAGAAGCAATGATGGCGATCGCGGATTATCCCCATTTGAACTTAAAAGGGATTCATATTTTTACGGAAAGTAACGTTCTCGACTATACGCAATTACTGGCTTCTTGGAAGAATACGATCGCGATCGCAAACCGCCTCAACGACCAAGGCCATGCCATTTCAGTTATTGATTTTGGCGGAGGCATTGGCATACCCTACAATTGGGTCGATCCTGAATTTGATATGCCCTCTTTTGGTCAAGAATTACAACAAATTTTTGACAACAATTCCTATCCATACCAATGTGTGGTAGAAATGGGACGTTACCTAGTTGGAGAAGCAGGGTGTTATATCACTGAAGTCGTTGATCTCAAAGAATCTCAAGGTCAAAAATTCATCATTCTCGATGGTGGAGTCCACCAACTGTTAAGACTCTCTATGAAGCCAGCAAGCAAATATATGCAAGTGGTGGGAAAGCATAACAGTAAGACTCTGAAAGCCACCTTGGGAGGAAAGCTACCGACCCCGTTAGATATTATGGTTGAGGATGTTGAGGTTCCAGAAGATATAGGAATCGGCGATCGCCTGGTCATCTATAACTGTGGAGCCTATGGCTTTAATCATAGCCTGACCAACTTTGCCCTCCACAACTATCCAGCAGAAGTCGCTTATAGTCACGGAGCAATGCACCTTATTCGCGAAAAAGGAAAAATAGAAGATTTTTTCTGCAATCAAAAATTGCCCTTATTGAACTCCAATTAA